One Chordicoccus furentiruminis DNA window includes the following coding sequences:
- a CDS encoding alpha/beta hydrolase, whose translation MSEISERLRAEFGAGDAQRDAGLTTPANIRRYDGIRYGEDAEWNVLDVYRPRYAFGKKLPVILIVHGGAWVYGTKEVYQFYGMELASKGFAVVNYTYRLAPEHPFPASLEDSVRVCRWILAQSDTFLFDTDRIFAVGDSAGGHLLGLLCAFLCRPDYAARFRFSAPEGFRLRGIGMNCGIYDPFVKGAGSDALDREALMADLLGAKKDDPAAHSLTDVLSWVSAAFPPMMIVSAKGDYLLPQAALLEEACRKAEVRYVTRIYGDADTPLYHVFHCNLREPAGRVCNDEECAFFRKLGSEEAERSSLEY comes from the coding sequence ATGTCTGAAATCAGTGAACGACTGAGAGCCGAATTCGGCGCCGGAGACGCGCAGCGCGATGCCGGACTGACGACGCCGGCCAACATCCGTCGGTATGACGGCATCCGCTACGGAGAAGATGCGGAATGGAACGTGCTGGACGTCTACCGGCCCCGGTATGCCTTCGGAAAAAAGCTTCCGGTGATCCTGATCGTCCACGGAGGCGCCTGGGTCTACGGCACAAAGGAAGTCTATCAGTTCTACGGAATGGAGCTGGCCTCCAAAGGCTTCGCCGTCGTCAACTACACCTACCGGCTCGCGCCGGAACACCCGTTTCCTGCATCCCTTGAGGACAGCGTCCGGGTCTGCCGCTGGATTCTCGCCCAGTCGGACACCTTTCTCTTCGACACGGACCGGATCTTTGCGGTGGGCGATTCCGCCGGCGGCCATCTGCTCGGCCTGCTCTGCGCGTTCCTCTGCCGGCCGGACTATGCGGCGCGTTTCCGGTTTTCCGCCCCGGAAGGCTTCCGTCTCCGCGGAATCGGCATGAACTGCGGGATCTACGATCCCTTCGTCAAAGGCGCCGGTTCCGACGCGCTGGACCGGGAAGCGCTGATGGCGGATCTGCTCGGAGCGAAGAAGGACGACCCCGCCGCGCACTCTCTGACCGACGTCCTCTCATGGGTCAGCGCCGCCTTCCCGCCGATGATGATCGTATCCGCGAAGGGAGATTATCTTCTGCCGCAGGCTGCTCTGCTGGAGGAAGCCTGCCGCAAGGCCGAGGTCCGCTATGTGACCCGGATCTACGGCGACGCTGATACGCCGCTGTACCATGTCTTCCACTGCAACCTGCGCGAGCCCGCCGGCCGGGTCTGCAACGACGAGGAATGCGCCTTTTTCCGGAAACTCGGTAGCGAGGAAGCGGAAAGGAGTTCACTTGAATACTGA
- a CDS encoding cation diffusion facilitator family transporter, with protein sequence MENASREQRIIRTSIIGIIANVLLAGFKAAVGLISHSVAITLDAVNNLSDALSSLITIIGTRLAQKAPDKKHPLGYGRIEYLSATIISVIVLYAGVTSFIESVKKIMHPEASDYSAVALLIISVAVAVKILLGTYVRRVGREVSSDSLVASGSDALFDSVISASTLAAAILYLTVGIRVEAWLGAAISVIIIRSGIDLLRGTTSEILGERINHELARNVKKTINSFPEVEGAYDLIIHSYGPEKLIGSVHIAVPESMTVGELDHLERAIVLKVMEETQVVMAGISVYSISRSPRAREVESAIRDYVMTQPGVLQMHGFYLDEQEKCIRFDLIIDYAAPNRRETLLAVQKKIEEMYPHDKVQIILDGDVSD encoded by the coding sequence ATGGAAAACGCCAGCCGCGAGCAGCGGATCATCCGGACCAGCATCATCGGGATCATCGCCAACGTCCTGCTGGCCGGCTTCAAGGCGGCCGTCGGCCTGATCTCTCACTCCGTGGCGATCACGCTCGACGCCGTCAACAATCTGAGCGACGCGCTCTCTTCGCTGATTACCATCATCGGCACCCGGCTCGCCCAGAAGGCGCCGGATAAAAAGCACCCGCTCGGATACGGCCGCATCGAGTATCTGAGCGCCACGATCATCTCGGTCATCGTTCTCTACGCCGGCGTTACCTCCTTCATCGAATCCGTGAAGAAGATCATGCATCCGGAGGCGTCCGACTATTCAGCCGTCGCGCTGCTGATCATCTCGGTCGCCGTCGCGGTCAAGATCCTGCTCGGCACATACGTGCGCCGGGTCGGCCGGGAGGTCAGCTCGGATTCGCTGGTCGCGTCCGGCAGCGACGCGCTCTTTGACTCGGTGATTTCCGCCTCGACGCTGGCCGCCGCCATTCTCTATCTGACCGTCGGGATCCGCGTCGAGGCATGGCTTGGCGCGGCGATCTCGGTCATCATCATCCGTTCCGGCATCGATTTGCTCAGGGGCACCACAAGCGAGATTCTCGGCGAGCGGATAAACCATGAGCTCGCCCGGAACGTAAAGAAAACGATCAATTCCTTCCCGGAAGTGGAAGGAGCGTATGATCTGATCATCCACAGCTACGGACCGGAGAAGCTGATCGGCTCAGTCCATATCGCGGTGCCGGAATCGATGACGGTAGGCGAGCTGGATCATCTGGAGCGTGCGATCGTCCTGAAAGTGATGGAGGAAACCCAGGTCGTCATGGCCGGCATCTCCGTCTACTCCATCAGCCGCTCGCCCAGGGCGCGCGAAGTGGAATCCGCCATCCGGGACTATGTAATGACCCAGCCCGGCGTGCTCCAGATGCACGGCTTCTATCTCGATGAGCAGGAGAAATGCATCCGCTTCGACCTCATCATCGACTACGCTGCCCCGAATCGACGTGAAACCTTACTTGCGGTTCAGAAGAAGATCGAAGAAATGTATCCGCACGACAAAGTTCAGATCATCCTCGACGGCGATGTCTCAGACTGA
- a CDS encoding aldo/keto reductase has product MTDQVHFPEIRNRFGFGLMRLPMKGTEVDTDQVCRMVDLFLESGCNYFDTAHGYIDGKSEQAVKTCLSSRYPRSSYVLTDKLTEPYFRTEADIRPFFESQLEACGVSYFDFYLMHAQNAENFRHFQACRAYETAMELKREGKIHHLGISFHDRPEVLDQILTAYPEVEIVQIQFNYVDYDDPFIQSRAVYETARRHGKPVIVMEPVKGGHLVDLPDEVEKVFDGLPRTGSNASYAIRYAAGFEGMEMVLSGMSSVVQMKDNLSFMKDFRPLDERELEAVNRAAEIFRSMRLIPCTGCRYCIEENHCPEKIRIPRLFDCLNKKELYHDENQRIWYQDLTENGGRAGSCIGCGGCEKVCPQHLKIRELLKKVAAAFEPAGA; this is encoded by the coding sequence ATGACGGATCAGGTGCATTTCCCTGAAATCAGAAACCGTTTCGGATTCGGTCTGATGCGGCTGCCGATGAAAGGGACCGAAGTGGATACGGATCAGGTCTGCCGGATGGTGGATCTGTTTCTTGAGAGCGGATGCAATTATTTTGATACCGCTCACGGATACATCGACGGGAAGTCGGAGCAGGCAGTGAAGACATGCCTCTCCTCACGCTATCCGCGGTCTTCGTACGTGCTGACGGACAAGCTGACGGAGCCGTACTTCCGGACGGAAGCGGACATCCGGCCGTTTTTCGAGAGCCAGCTTGAGGCCTGCGGCGTATCTTATTTTGACTTTTATCTGATGCACGCGCAGAACGCGGAGAATTTCCGGCATTTTCAGGCATGCCGGGCCTATGAGACCGCGATGGAGCTGAAGCGGGAAGGGAAGATTCATCATCTGGGCATCTCGTTCCACGACCGGCCGGAGGTGCTGGATCAGATTCTGACGGCCTATCCGGAGGTCGAGATCGTCCAGATCCAGTTCAATTACGTGGATTATGACGATCCCTTCATCCAGTCGCGCGCGGTTTACGAGACGGCGAGAAGGCACGGCAAGCCGGTGATTGTGATGGAGCCGGTGAAGGGCGGGCATCTGGTGGACCTCCCGGACGAGGTGGAGAAGGTGTTCGACGGGCTTCCGAGGACGGGCTCCAATGCCAGTTACGCGATCCGGTACGCGGCGGGCTTCGAGGGAATGGAGATGGTGCTGTCCGGCATGAGCTCCGTCGTGCAGATGAAGGACAATCTCTCGTTCATGAAGGACTTCCGGCCGCTCGATGAGCGGGAGCTGGAAGCGGTGAACCGGGCGGCGGAAATTTTCCGCTCGATGCGGCTGATCCCCTGCACAGGCTGCCGCTACTGCATCGAGGAGAACCACTGTCCGGAAAAAATCCGGATCCCGAGGCTCTTTGACTGTCTCAACAAGAAGGAGCTCTACCATGACGAGAACCAGCGGATCTGGTACCAGGATCTGACGGAGAACGGCGGCCGTGCGGGCAGCTGCATCGGCTGCGGCGGCTGCGAGAAGGTCTGTCCGCAGCATCTCAAGATCCGGGAGCTGCTGAAGAAGGTGGCGGCGGCGTTCGAGCCGGCCGGAGCCTGA
- a CDS encoding glycoside hydrolase family 3 N-terminal domain-containing protein yields the protein MELYEYEKEHLKALRPHLAECTVLLKSNGDFPLARPCRIALYGSGARHTLKGGTGSGEVNSRFAVSVEEALCHTGFTITSGAWLDGYDREIARAKARFLKEVKAVARKKKVPAVLEGMGRVMPEPDYDLPMDAEGDAAVYVLARICGEGNDRKAEEGDFYLTETEIRDLHTMQQKYKTCMLVLNVGGPVDLSPVMDLDNILLLSQLGVDTGLALSRILVGKDNPSGRLTTTWAAATDYSWVGDFGEEDDTHYREGIYVGYRYFDSFGTKPLFPFGYGLSYTTFAMSNALVTAENGRLQVSAEVRNTGNRPGRQVIELYVSKPAGRLDQPYQELAGWAKTAELAPGESETVMIDAAMVDLASWDTENACYVLEKGDYVLRLGTDSRSTEPAAVVRLAEDVVVRRSACRCGTPDFEDWKPEQPVSETPEDVPVLAMNAADILSTAPEAADQTDEHASGQSGEDRTAGEKTAASGEKTAASGEETDGTKAADETGQPADIDAYLHGLTDEQLAYLNVGHFNPKRRLLTMVGDSAGSVAGAAGETTRALQDIGIGSLVMADGPAGLRLARHFVRGADGAHSLGSPVPESMLEYLPGAARWAMQTFLAYRPKRGEEVRDQFATAIPIGTAIAQSWNTDFAALCGDIVGDEMERFGVQLWLAPALNIHRHVLCGRNFEYYSEDPLVSGRFAAAITDGVQKHPGCGTTIKHFCVNNQETNRYTSNSQVSERAMREIYLRGFGICVRESQPHALMTSYNLLNGEHTNERKGLMEILREEFGYQGIVMTDWLLPEMKKKGSKYPAPTAWKIAAAGGDLIMPGSQAVYENLLEALKSGDLSRRQLEVNATRVYRMIQKLGK from the coding sequence ATGGAATTATATGAGTACGAGAAAGAGCATCTGAAGGCGCTGCGACCGCATCTCGCAGAGTGCACAGTTCTTCTGAAGAGCAACGGCGATTTTCCTCTGGCGCGGCCTTGCAGGATCGCCCTGTACGGCAGCGGCGCCCGGCATACGCTGAAGGGCGGCACCGGATCAGGAGAGGTGAATTCCCGGTTTGCGGTTTCCGTCGAGGAGGCGCTCTGCCACACGGGATTCACGATCACCTCCGGAGCGTGGCTTGACGGATATGACCGGGAGATTGCCAGAGCGAAGGCCCGCTTTCTGAAAGAGGTGAAGGCCGTGGCGAGGAAAAAGAAGGTGCCGGCTGTGCTGGAGGGTATGGGCCGGGTGATGCCGGAGCCTGATTACGATCTTCCGATGGACGCGGAAGGCGATGCGGCGGTGTATGTTCTCGCCCGGATCTGCGGAGAGGGAAACGACCGGAAGGCGGAGGAAGGGGATTTCTATCTGACAGAGACGGAGATCCGCGATCTTCATACGATGCAGCAGAAGTACAAAACATGCATGCTCGTGCTCAACGTGGGCGGGCCGGTGGACCTTTCCCCGGTGATGGATCTCGACAATATCCTTCTCCTGTCGCAGCTCGGTGTCGATACGGGGCTGGCGCTGAGCCGGATTCTGGTCGGCAAGGACAATCCGTCAGGCCGTCTTACCACAACCTGGGCCGCCGCCACGGATTACTCCTGGGTCGGTGACTTCGGGGAAGAGGACGACACGCATTACCGCGAGGGGATCTATGTGGGCTACCGCTACTTCGACTCCTTCGGGACAAAGCCGCTGTTTCCGTTCGGCTATGGATTGAGCTACACGACGTTTGCCATGTCGAACGCGCTGGTGACGGCGGAGAACGGCCGGCTGCAGGTTTCCGCGGAGGTACGCAACACAGGAAACCGGCCCGGCCGGCAGGTGATCGAGCTCTACGTGTCGAAGCCCGCGGGACGGTTGGATCAGCCGTATCAGGAGCTCGCCGGCTGGGCGAAAACCGCGGAGCTGGCTCCGGGGGAGAGCGAAACCGTGATGATCGACGCCGCGATGGTGGATCTGGCGTCATGGGATACGGAGAACGCCTGCTATGTTCTTGAAAAGGGAGACTATGTGCTCCGCCTCGGCACGGACAGCCGCAGCACAGAGCCGGCCGCCGTGGTGAGGCTGGCGGAAGACGTGGTGGTTCGCCGGTCAGCCTGCCGCTGCGGCACGCCGGATTTCGAGGACTGGAAGCCGGAACAGCCGGTCAGTGAGACGCCGGAGGATGTCCCCGTGCTTGCCATGAACGCGGCGGATATCCTGAGCACGGCGCCCGAAGCGGCGGATCAGACGGATGAGCACGCCTCCGGGCAGAGCGGAGAGGACCGGACAGCCGGAGAAAAGACAGCGGCGTCCGGGGAAAAGACAGCGGCGTCCGGAGAAGAGACGGACGGAACGAAGGCAGCGGACGAAACCGGGCAGCCGGCGGATATCGACGCGTATCTGCACGGTCTCACGGATGAGCAGCTGGCGTATCTGAACGTCGGCCATTTCAATCCGAAGCGGCGCCTGCTGACGATGGTCGGCGACTCTGCGGGATCAGTGGCAGGCGCCGCCGGCGAGACGACCCGGGCGCTTCAGGATATCGGGATCGGATCGCTGGTGATGGCGGACGGCCCGGCCGGACTCCGTCTCGCGCGTCATTTTGTGCGCGGCGCGGATGGAGCTCATTCTCTGGGCAGCCCGGTGCCGGAATCCATGCTGGAGTACCTCCCCGGCGCGGCCCGCTGGGCGATGCAGACCTTCCTCGCGTACCGGCCGAAGAGGGGAGAGGAAGTCAGGGATCAGTTCGCTACCGCGATTCCGATCGGCACGGCGATCGCGCAGAGCTGGAACACGGATTTTGCGGCGCTTTGCGGGGATATCGTCGGGGATGAGATGGAGCGTTTCGGTGTTCAGCTCTGGCTGGCGCCCGCGCTCAACATTCACCGGCATGTCCTCTGCGGGCGGAATTTCGAGTACTACTCGGAGGATCCGCTGGTGAGCGGGCGGTTCGCGGCCGCCATCACGGACGGCGTGCAGAAGCATCCGGGATGTGGTACGACGATCAAGCACTTCTGTGTCAACAATCAGGAGACGAACCGCTACACGAGCAACAGTCAGGTGAGCGAGCGGGCGATGAGAGAGATATATCTGAGGGGCTTCGGAATCTGTGTGCGCGAATCCCAGCCGCACGCGCTGATGACGTCCTATAACCTTCTGAACGGGGAGCATACCAACGAGCGGAAGGGACTGATGGAAATTCTGAGAGAGGAGTTCGGCTATCAGGGCATCGTGATGACCGACTGGCTGCTTCCGGAGATGAAGAAGAAGGGATCGAAGTATCCGGCTCCGACGGCGTGGAAGATCGCGGCGGCCGGCGGCGATCTGATCATGCCGGGGTCGCAGGCGGTCTATGAGAACCTTCTGGAGGCGCTGAAGAGCGGCGATCTGAGCCGCCGTCAGCTTGAGGTCAATGCGACACGGGTCTACCGGATGATTCAGAAGCTCGGTAAATAA
- a CDS encoding GTP pyrophosphokinase → MKEQKKEERTAEECLSGTAEGEAECADECIAPASDEETDPLPETDATGIYGDALPRMKTALGEVMERVAAFRRKEKAARGEDPVEHCLYRIKSDESMREKCRRKGLPETKESALGRIHDAVGIRVVCAFLDDVFAVRDDLVSMPGIEVIEEKDYIRHAKPNGYRSYHMILRVRDIYVEVQLRTISMDTWAALEHQLRYKKVHCSEDSLIFSELKRCADELASTDISMQTIRDMIRKEGVFRKGEQP, encoded by the coding sequence ATGAAGGAACAGAAAAAAGAAGAGCGAACGGCGGAGGAATGCCTCTCCGGCACGGCAGAAGGCGAAGCGGAATGTGCCGACGAGTGCATTGCCCCCGCTTCGGACGAAGAAACTGATCCGCTGCCGGAAACGGACGCCACCGGCATCTACGGGGACGCGCTGCCACGTATGAAAACCGCCCTCGGCGAGGTGATGGAGCGGGTGGCTGCGTTTCGAAGGAAAGAGAAAGCGGCGCGGGGCGAGGATCCGGTGGAACACTGCCTGTACCGGATCAAATCCGATGAAAGCATGCGGGAAAAATGCCGCCGGAAGGGACTTCCGGAGACAAAGGAATCCGCACTCGGGCGGATTCATGACGCTGTCGGTATCCGGGTCGTCTGCGCGTTTCTCGACGATGTCTTTGCGGTCCGCGATGATCTCGTCTCGATGCCGGGCATCGAGGTGATCGAAGAAAAGGACTACATCCGGCACGCGAAGCCCAACGGCTACCGGAGCTACCACATGATTCTCCGGGTCCGGGACATCTATGTGGAGGTACAGCTCCGGACGATTTCCATGGACACATGGGCCGCGCTTGAGCACCAGCTGCGCTATAAAAAGGTACACTGCTCCGAGGACAGCCTGATCTTCAGCGAGCTCAAGCGGTGCGCCGACGAACTGGCGTCCACCGATATCTCGATGCAGACCATACGGGATATGATCCGGAAGGAAGGCGTCTTCAGGAAAGGAGAACAGCCATGA